In the genome of Leptospira dzoumogneensis, one region contains:
- a CDS encoding alpha/beta fold hydrolase has product MNRKFFPIYLLLIFFALVSCSETLVKTGIGYERWKAGLEKKQTKLEPWNWVYLEGGQGSEKILMVHGFGGDKDNWTRFSKWLTPAYTVVAVDLPGFGENDRIADQDYNIAQQVKRLDEFVTKLGWEKFHIVGNSMGGAISGVYAATYPQKILSLGLFAPSGVNSPEKSELSKNLEKGKNNLVATNAEEFQELMKFIFVTPPPIPSFLASYFAEKAIKNSEFNKYIFKQIRSTGFPLQENMNKIQARTLILWGDTDRVLSVSGAAVLEKGIKGSKKVILKDMGHVPMLERPEEVANTYKEFLVK; this is encoded by the coding sequence ATGAACCGCAAATTTTTCCCAATCTACCTTCTACTTATTTTTTTCGCGCTGGTCTCTTGTTCTGAGACCCTGGTCAAAACAGGCATCGGTTATGAAAGATGGAAGGCCGGCCTGGAAAAAAAACAAACCAAGTTAGAACCTTGGAACTGGGTATACTTAGAGGGTGGCCAAGGCAGCGAAAAGATCCTAATGGTCCATGGATTCGGCGGTGACAAAGACAATTGGACTAGATTCTCCAAATGGCTTACGCCTGCATATACCGTAGTAGCGGTGGATCTTCCCGGTTTTGGGGAGAATGATAGAATCGCAGATCAGGATTATAATATTGCCCAGCAAGTAAAACGGCTGGATGAGTTCGTTACTAAGCTTGGCTGGGAAAAATTCCATATCGTAGGAAACTCCATGGGAGGAGCGATCTCCGGAGTGTATGCGGCAACTTATCCGCAAAAGATATTGTCCCTAGGACTATTCGCTCCTTCCGGTGTGAATAGTCCCGAAAAAAGCGAGTTATCCAAAAATTTGGAAAAGGGAAAGAACAACTTAGTTGCGACTAATGCAGAAGAATTCCAGGAATTGATGAAATTCATTTTCGTAACTCCTCCTCCGATCCCTTCTTTTTTAGCTTCTTATTTCGCGGAAAAAGCGATTAAAAATTCCGAATTTAATAAATATATATTCAAACAGATCCGATCTACTGGATTTCCTTTGCAGGAAAATATGAATAAGATCCAAGCGAGAACCCTGATCCTTTGGGGAGATACTGATAGAGTATTGAGTGTCTCCGGAGCTGCGGTATTAGAGAAAGGGATCAAAGGATCTAAAAAGGTGATCTTGAAAGATATGGGCCATGTTCCCATGCTGGAAAGACCGGAAGAAGTAGCGAATACTTATAAAGAATTTTTAGTGAAGTAA
- a CDS encoding PAS domain-containing sensor histidine kinase, whose amino-acid sequence MALAKLLKWFQNRNLRKKIEKEIRALAPEVFNDYLYRIDVLDNGNLILSWANEGFLKFCGITIDDLSNPWPAADPKYFHPDDLDLVKQRVRSLLSGASRADEYRTYGPDGQIRWLRDHAHPIWDPVKKRVVQIYGSIQDLTPLRKSEIILQDQLSYTNILLDSTEEWVIRVNQAGKIQYVNSSGRSEVRRQFGIELLPDSKILSLISETHKEIFQAQLNKAFSGAKVKWHFSKLFPVQPNSELEVSFAPLSKEGAIKEVVIFLKDVTLRTVWETALLASEEKYRKLVEVSPDAIGLHADGKVIYINQTGLKMLGYETVEEVEGKPIIDFIHPESRQVVGERVLKAMLQSEPLEPIEEKFIRKDGTEISVEVSGVAFEQRGQKLMQVIVRDITERKKAELELGELRKKILQTNDRLQAIIEGVKDSICAVDMDLRIISCNTAFELMVWKLYGKRITVGQTIWDISIDNPEERERIIRNWSRALTGEVFRMERKISGLVKDSIVLEINYSSIRDESHNMIGATQIIRDVTDRYQYEETLRKSLDEKEVMLKEIHHRVKNNLQVVSSLLSLQTDFTDDPKLVSILKECERRIQSMALVHKELYQNDTIADADFTEYLNNLLVALVQSFGANKRVNYSIESQDIRLNLDFAIPLALVFNELVSNSLKYAFPGNQNGEIFISIAKKENGLSISIGDNGVGLPKTVDVRNSEGLGLQLVGMLLDKLKAKWGLETVDIGTRYKIELPIPK is encoded by the coding sequence ATGGCTCTTGCCAAACTTCTAAAATGGTTTCAAAATCGGAATCTTCGAAAAAAAATAGAAAAAGAGATCCGCGCCCTCGCACCCGAAGTATTTAACGACTATCTATACCGGATAGACGTATTAGATAATGGAAATCTAATATTAAGCTGGGCAAACGAAGGATTCCTGAAATTTTGCGGGATCACGATAGACGATTTGAGTAATCCTTGGCCTGCTGCAGATCCGAAATATTTTCATCCTGATGACCTCGATCTGGTCAAACAAAGAGTAAGATCCTTATTATCCGGAGCATCCAGAGCGGACGAATATAGGACTTATGGTCCCGATGGACAGATCCGTTGGTTAAGAGACCATGCCCATCCGATTTGGGATCCCGTCAAAAAGCGAGTAGTCCAAATCTACGGTTCCATCCAGGATCTTACTCCATTAAGAAAAAGTGAAATAATTCTACAGGACCAGCTTTCCTATACGAATATTCTTTTGGATAGTACTGAAGAATGGGTGATCCGGGTAAACCAAGCAGGAAAAATACAATATGTAAATTCTTCCGGAAGATCGGAGGTCAGAAGACAATTCGGGATAGAGTTACTTCCCGATTCTAAGATCTTATCTTTGATCTCGGAGACTCATAAGGAAATTTTCCAGGCACAGCTAAACAAGGCATTTTCAGGCGCAAAGGTCAAATGGCATTTTTCTAAACTATTCCCCGTCCAACCCAACTCGGAACTTGAAGTTTCATTCGCTCCCTTATCCAAGGAAGGGGCAATTAAAGAAGTCGTAATATTTCTAAAAGACGTAACCCTTAGGACGGTTTGGGAAACTGCACTTCTCGCCAGCGAAGAGAAATACAGAAAATTAGTGGAGGTCTCGCCGGATGCGATAGGCTTACACGCAGACGGGAAAGTAATCTATATCAACCAGACCGGTCTCAAGATGCTCGGTTACGAAACTGTGGAAGAAGTAGAAGGAAAACCGATCATAGATTTTATCCACCCTGAATCCAGACAGGTCGTTGGAGAAAGAGTTCTTAAAGCGATGCTGCAATCGGAACCATTGGAACCGATTGAGGAAAAATTTATCCGTAAAGACGGAACGGAGATCTCCGTCGAAGTTTCCGGAGTGGCGTTCGAGCAAAGAGGACAGAAACTCATGCAGGTGATCGTAAGAGATATCACCGAAAGAAAAAAAGCGGAACTTGAGTTAGGCGAACTCAGAAAAAAGATCTTACAAACGAACGATAGACTGCAGGCAATTATAGAAGGTGTGAAGGATTCCATCTGTGCGGTGGACATGGATCTAAGAATTATTTCCTGCAATACTGCATTTGAACTTATGGTCTGGAAACTATATGGAAAAAGGATCACTGTAGGCCAAACGATCTGGGATATCTCGATCGATAATCCGGAAGAAAGAGAAAGAATTATCCGAAATTGGAGCCGCGCTTTAACGGGTGAAGTTTTTAGAATGGAAAGAAAAATTTCAGGCTTAGTTAAAGATTCTATCGTGTTAGAGATCAATTACAGTTCTATCCGCGATGAAAGCCATAATATGATAGGTGCTACCCAGATCATCCGGGATGTTACCGATAGATACCAATACGAAGAAACCTTAAGAAAATCCTTGGACGAAAAAGAAGTGATGTTGAAGGAGATCCATCATAGGGTAAAAAACAATCTGCAAGTGGTTTCCAGCCTTTTGAGTTTGCAGACCGATTTTACGGATGATCCGAAACTAGTTTCTATTCTAAAAGAATGTGAGAGAAGGATCCAATCCATGGCTCTAGTTCACAAGGAACTTTATCAAAACGATACGATCGCAGATGCGGATTTCACGGAATATCTAAACAATTTACTGGTAGCACTTGTCCAGTCGTTCGGTGCGAACAAAAGAGTGAATTATTCTATAGAATCCCAGGACATACGTTTAAATTTGGATTTTGCGATCCCTCTTGCATTGGTATTCAATGAACTAGTTTCAAATTCCTTAAAATACGCATTTCCAGGGAACCAAAATGGAGAGATATTCATCTCCATTGCCAAAAAGGAAAATGGGCTTTCTATTTCTATCGGAGATAATGGAGTAGGACTTCCTAAAACAGTGGATGTTAGAAATTCGGAAGGATTGGGATTACAATTGGTAGGGATGTTATTGGATAAGCTGAAAGCAAAATGGGGACTGGAAACTGTAGATATAGGCACCAGGTACAAAATAGAACTTCCTATCCCTAAATAG
- a CDS encoding ABC-F family ATP-binding cassette domain-containing protein, protein MNLISIDKVGKSIGEKQLFQGLSFGIDEGEKTGLLGINGSGKSTLLRILLGIEEPDTGKVVRNRELKISFLSQFPEFDPNKTVLEHILSGSGILLDTVRRYEKACIELEKGGEEAEKEYHAAMEEMDSKQAWELESKLKNILRELNIPDLSRKMGELSGGMAKKVSLAQALTDESNFLVLDEPTNHLDIDAILWLQDFLKSTDKAVLLVTHDRYFLEEIANRILEIDRGNFRIYPGNYDLYLEKKVEMQVIEEKEEAKRKSFLRTELEWLKRQPKARGTKQKARTDRVIEVMERKKAGKDIVLDISVSGRRLGGKILELKNIKKSYPKMELISGFSYVFKSKERIGIVGPNGAGKTTLLNLITGREKTDSGDVAAGLNTSFGYFDQLGKELPGPKKVLEYVKEEIAPTIKMNDGSSWTASQFLERFLFPPQLQQTKIERLSGGEKKRLYLILLLMRNPNFLVLDEPTNDLDIPTLSVLEEFLDDFPGVVLVVSHDRYFMDRVTDYLFVFKGEGKIDRFPGNYSEYLEYREYEEKETKTNSPKPTEKQSDNKKKGLSYQDKRKLEILEKEILSLETEEKELVQNLQSTDPELSRKSGERLSNLQEELQKKVTEWEELASKE, encoded by the coding sequence ATGAATCTAATCTCCATTGATAAGGTCGGTAAATCCATCGGCGAAAAACAACTCTTCCAAGGTTTGAGCTTTGGGATAGACGAGGGAGAAAAAACAGGCCTGCTCGGGATCAACGGATCCGGAAAATCCACATTACTCAGGATCTTACTCGGAATAGAAGAGCCTGATACCGGCAAAGTAGTCCGAAACAGAGAACTTAAAATTTCATTCTTATCCCAATTCCCCGAATTCGATCCGAATAAAACGGTATTAGAACATATACTTTCAGGTTCTGGAATTCTTTTAGATACGGTCAGAAGATACGAAAAAGCATGTATCGAACTGGAAAAAGGAGGAGAAGAGGCCGAAAAAGAATACCATGCCGCAATGGAGGAAATGGATTCTAAACAAGCATGGGAACTTGAATCCAAACTCAAAAATATATTAAGAGAACTGAATATACCTGACCTTTCCAGAAAAATGGGGGAACTCTCCGGGGGAATGGCTAAAAAAGTCTCTCTCGCACAGGCACTAACGGACGAGTCTAATTTTTTAGTTTTAGACGAACCTACCAACCACCTGGATATAGATGCGATCCTTTGGCTGCAGGACTTCTTAAAAAGTACTGACAAAGCGGTCTTACTAGTTACACACGATAGATATTTTTTAGAAGAGATCGCTAACCGTATCTTGGAAATAGATAGAGGGAATTTCAGGATCTATCCCGGGAATTACGATCTTTACCTGGAAAAAAAAGTAGAGATGCAGGTGATCGAAGAGAAGGAAGAAGCAAAACGAAAATCTTTTCTTAGAACGGAACTAGAATGGTTGAAACGCCAGCCTAAGGCCAGAGGTACTAAGCAGAAGGCCAGAACGGATCGTGTGATCGAGGTAATGGAAAGGAAAAAAGCGGGCAAAGATATAGTCCTGGATATTTCAGTTTCAGGAAGAAGGCTTGGCGGTAAAATATTAGAATTAAAGAATATTAAAAAATCCTATCCCAAGATGGAGCTGATCTCCGGATTTTCCTACGTATTCAAAAGTAAAGAGCGTATAGGGATCGTAGGACCTAACGGTGCTGGAAAGACCACACTTTTGAATCTGATTACCGGGAGAGAAAAGACGGACTCCGGGGATGTGGCGGCGGGATTGAATACGAGTTTCGGATATTTCGATCAGCTTGGAAAAGAACTCCCCGGTCCCAAAAAAGTATTGGAATATGTAAAAGAAGAGATCGCGCCTACGATCAAGATGAACGACGGAAGTTCTTGGACCGCTTCTCAGTTTCTGGAAAGGTTTTTATTTCCTCCCCAATTACAGCAGACTAAGATAGAAAGGTTATCCGGCGGTGAGAAGAAAAGACTTTATCTAATCCTGCTTCTAATGAGAAACCCGAACTTTTTAGTTTTGGATGAGCCCACAAACGATCTGGATATTCCGACTCTCTCCGTGCTCGAAGAATTTTTGGACGATTTTCCCGGAGTGGTGCTCGTAGTTTCTCACGATCGTTACTTCATGGACCGTGTCACCGATTATCTATTTGTGTTTAAAGGGGAAGGGAAGATAGACAGATTCCCTGGAAACTATTCGGAATATCTGGAATACAGAGAATACGAAGAAAAAGAAACCAAGACAAACTCTCCCAAGCCGACTGAAAAACAATCGGACAATAAGAAGAAGGGCCTAAGCTACCAAGACAAAAGAAAATTGGAGATCTTGGAAAAGGAGATACTTTCTTTAGAAACGGAGGAGAAGGAACTGGTCCAAAATCTGCAGTCAACAGATCCGGAACTCTCCAGAAAATCGGGAGAACGACTGAGCAATCTGCAAGAAGAGTTACAGAAGAAGGTCACTGAATGGGAAGAGCTTGCTTCTAAAGAATAG
- a CDS encoding DUF1566 domain-containing protein — MKRLTLLFLFSYITLTNCGSDSKQDLSGLLLLLAGGPGSSFHCGQTVANPVPYTTTTNQSPASISDFINAAGGNNCGSASLVDNDDGTVTDTQNHFLWTLCTAYKPAGTILLYDYVTSNCNAGGVVTADRDITQAQAVTFCENLNFAGHTDWFLPDAIQLDTLYISTSPFSLTPFGTKESLKRLGVVWTSTQTTDKIIHTYTSGTVAQRYVAVADSTGLASLICVAKL; from the coding sequence ATGAAACGTCTGACATTGCTATTCCTATTTTCTTATATTACATTAACGAATTGCGGCAGCGATTCCAAACAAGATCTAAGCGGTTTACTATTATTGTTAGCAGGAGGACCAGGTAGTTCATTTCATTGCGGTCAGACGGTTGCGAATCCTGTTCCTTATACAACTACGACCAATCAATCGCCCGCTAGTATTTCTGATTTTATAAATGCCGCAGGTGGTAATAACTGCGGATCAGCTTCTTTAGTGGATAATGATGATGGAACAGTCACTGATACCCAAAACCATTTTTTATGGACCCTTTGCACTGCTTACAAGCCTGCCGGTACCATCCTTCTGTACGATTACGTTACTTCGAATTGTAATGCGGGAGGAGTGGTTACTGCAGATAGGGATATTACGCAAGCTCAGGCGGTTACATTTTGTGAAAATTTAAATTTTGCCGGTCATACTGACTGGTTCTTACCGGATGCAATTCAGTTAGATACTTTATATATTTCAACAAGTCCGTTTTCTTTAACTCCATTCGGAACGAAAGAATCCTTAAAAAGGCTCGGCGTTGTTTGGACTTCAACCCAAACTACTGATAAGATCATTCATACTTATACAAGCGGAACGGTAGCTCAGCGTTATGTAGCCGTTGCGGATTCTACCGGTCTTGCCAGTTTGATTTGTGTAGCTAAATTATAA
- a CDS encoding LIC11435 family protein, which produces MLSKRSRKSTTIAVLLVGSLLFSLPISAKEEGVKLEWKPIPDAGGYQVEIKDSRGKITREKTNASQIQIELPPGAYEHRIGVLNKYGRVSVFSAWIPFEVILSQKPEVIAAEKSKFLSKDMPETFEIKGKHFTDATKVILKDSKGNEIPVKSIDLKNSETMVVTIDKKKSPEGAVTLRLENPRNKSTERENYFLVADTEDELAALESKSSYSGSSGPSIFDLGAAARSAVLPGWGQYYQKKSTFRTAIFPSLVLVAGGYAAVRGSSYLSATHELDTARQSNILYNAAFLQSGNPALFNLALYNYTQISPKYSHAVGEYNQLGVALGVLGFFYLINVIDAGFFPGPKQVKVEGTDTPVSVSPILRNARESDRAATYASGSSYLLQQRMELGVEFAW; this is translated from the coding sequence ATGTTGAGTAAAAGATCCCGAAAATCTACTACGATTGCGGTCCTTTTAGTCGGATCCCTTTTATTCTCTCTTCCTATTTCCGCTAAGGAAGAAGGAGTAAAATTGGAATGGAAACCTATTCCTGACGCAGGCGGTTATCAAGTAGAGATCAAAGATTCCCGTGGAAAGATCACCAGGGAAAAAACGAACGCTTCTCAGATACAGATAGAATTACCCCCCGGTGCGTACGAACATAGAATTGGTGTATTAAATAAATACGGTAGAGTTTCCGTATTCTCCGCTTGGATCCCGTTCGAAGTGATCCTTTCCCAAAAACCCGAAGTGATCGCCGCCGAAAAAAGTAAGTTCTTAAGTAAGGACATGCCTGAAACTTTCGAGATCAAGGGTAAACATTTTACGGATGCCACAAAAGTAATATTAAAAGATTCTAAAGGAAATGAGATCCCGGTTAAGTCTATCGATCTCAAAAATTCCGAAACTATGGTAGTTACCATAGATAAGAAGAAGTCTCCGGAAGGAGCAGTTACCTTACGTTTGGAAAATCCGCGGAACAAGTCCACAGAAAGGGAAAATTATTTCTTAGTCGCGGACACGGAAGATGAGTTAGCCGCTTTAGAATCCAAGTCCTCTTATTCTGGATCCTCAGGGCCTTCTATCTTTGATTTGGGAGCTGCCGCAAGATCCGCAGTCCTCCCAGGATGGGGACAATATTACCAAAAGAAGTCCACATTTAGAACTGCAATCTTTCCAAGTTTGGTTTTAGTCGCAGGTGGTTATGCTGCGGTAAGAGGAAGTTCCTATTTAAGCGCCACTCATGAGTTAGATACGGCCAGACAGAGTAATATTTTATACAACGCCGCATTCTTACAATCAGGGAACCCTGCACTATTCAATCTTGCATTATACAATTATACTCAGATCTCTCCTAAATATTCTCATGCTGTGGGAGAATACAACCAGTTAGGAGTGGCATTAGGAGTATTAGGATTCTTTTATCTAATCAATGTGATCGACGCAGGATTTTTCCCGGGGCCTAAACAAGTAAAGGTAGAAGGAACCGATACTCCGGTATCAGTCTCGCCAATCCTCAGAAATGCAAGAGAGTCCGACAGAGCGGCAACTTATGCTTCCGGCAGTTCTTATCTTCTACAGCAAAGAATGGAATTAGGAGTGGAATTCGCATGGTAA
- a CDS encoding FecR domain-containing protein, which produces MKYLNDGRVVVTALVLLLFFFSGLLYLYANAGPKTGTNKIVGELKTKQLKILRKLDSEVIWEELDESDPIRYRDTIRTEEGSEAVLLFTDGDNTAEIRMDERSMILVEDTDKISFVSGSLSATGGGSGNLQISSGDTKISLGNSDLKISKDENNKGLNLEVKQGEAKVVSSSGENTVGKNQSADLKDGKVEVHTLNLETVSPPDKSYFPLAGESLPVRFEWKNSPSVKTFRLEVAKDSGFRTGLKKLNAGGTNASISLPNGSYYWRLAGKNPQSGKDEFSSSKNLKILSWNKPRLVSPTNKETFSYTETAPPVRFQWSTFDSQTKYKLEVSSDSNFKQIVYTGDSSSGFLKWEPRSEGQFFARVKMNSDKQGFTELSSDAVSFVLRKSEQAEPPKLLKPLQGEEIGIRVFKSGSFFSWSSSKEFKSYSLEVSADPDLKNIVFSKSTNSNFVKPDLDWKEGTYFWRIKAISNAEVEILSSTNKFTLKPLGSIRLSFPKDGSELGHPVDGKLQFRWDRPDPSGTYKLEVSKDPNFGSKIFETSVRSGQNSVPLQGPGDYYWKVTLLSPEGEVLTSSPSSGFKTSDSAPFISPVYPRDRDKIDLDEKPSLSFYWEIEGKSEAYILELLEADQKTLKTVFKKEIKGESYDYRELYKLREGKYQWRLSAKYRDSSGQIRVTLPLTRDFEVIMSATFKAPEILTPKEFYVE; this is translated from the coding sequence ATGAAATACTTGAATGACGGCAGAGTCGTCGTTACTGCTTTAGTTCTGCTCCTATTCTTTTTTTCGGGGTTATTATATCTATACGCCAACGCAGGCCCTAAAACGGGGACCAATAAGATAGTCGGCGAACTCAAAACGAAACAACTCAAAATATTAAGAAAACTTGATTCTGAAGTGATCTGGGAGGAATTGGACGAGTCTGATCCGATCCGATACAGGGACACGATCCGTACGGAAGAAGGTTCCGAAGCAGTATTACTTTTTACCGATGGAGACAATACCGCAGAGATCAGAATGGACGAAAGAAGTATGATCCTTGTGGAAGACACCGACAAGATCAGCTTCGTATCCGGTTCACTTTCCGCAACCGGAGGAGGATCAGGCAATTTGCAGATCAGTTCGGGAGATACTAAGATCTCTCTCGGAAATTCGGACTTAAAAATCTCAAAGGACGAGAATAATAAAGGTTTAAACCTGGAAGTAAAACAAGGAGAGGCTAAGGTAGTCTCCTCTTCCGGAGAGAATACAGTAGGTAAAAACCAATCCGCAGACTTAAAAGACGGAAAAGTAGAGGTCCATACATTAAATCTGGAAACAGTTTCTCCTCCGGACAAATCATATTTTCCTTTAGCGGGAGAATCACTTCCCGTTAGATTCGAATGGAAAAATTCTCCGAGTGTTAAAACATTCAGATTGGAAGTCGCGAAAGATTCAGGTTTCAGGACAGGTTTAAAAAAATTGAATGCAGGCGGAACAAACGCCTCCATCTCACTGCCTAACGGTTCTTATTATTGGAGACTCGCAGGTAAAAATCCTCAGTCGGGAAAAGACGAATTCAGTTCTTCTAAAAACCTTAAAATCCTTTCTTGGAATAAACCAAGACTGGTCTCCCCTACCAACAAAGAAACATTCTCCTATACAGAAACCGCTCCACCGGTCCGTTTCCAATGGAGTACATTCGATTCCCAGACAAAATATAAATTGGAAGTTTCTTCGGACTCGAATTTTAAACAAATCGTATATACAGGAGATTCTTCTTCCGGTTTCTTAAAATGGGAACCTAGATCGGAAGGACAATTTTTTGCCAGAGTCAAAATGAATTCGGATAAACAAGGATTCACCGAGCTGAGTTCGGATGCTGTCTCTTTTGTTTTACGTAAATCTGAACAGGCAGAACCTCCTAAACTTCTGAAACCTTTACAGGGAGAGGAGATAGGGATACGTGTATTCAAATCCGGCTCCTTCTTCAGTTGGAGTTCCAGCAAGGAATTCAAATCTTATTCCCTGGAAGTATCCGCCGATCCCGATCTCAAAAATATAGTTTTCTCGAAATCGACTAACTCCAATTTTGTGAAGCCGGATCTTGATTGGAAAGAAGGGACTTATTTCTGGAGAATTAAAGCGATTTCTAATGCTGAAGTAGAGATATTATCTTCTACAAATAAGTTCACTTTAAAACCTCTGGGTTCCATCCGGCTTTCCTTTCCTAAAGACGGATCCGAGTTAGGTCATCCAGTGGACGGCAAATTACAATTCAGATGGGACAGACCTGATCCAAGTGGAACTTATAAATTAGAAGTTTCTAAAGATCCTAATTTTGGTTCTAAGATATTCGAAACCTCGGTCCGTTCCGGACAGAACTCCGTGCCTCTCCAAGGTCCTGGGGACTATTATTGGAAAGTGACTCTACTTTCTCCGGAGGGAGAAGTTCTGACGAGCAGCCCTTCTTCCGGATTTAAGACCTCGGACTCTGCTCCTTTTATTTCGCCTGTATATCCGCGAGATAGAGATAAGATAGACCTGGATGAGAAACCAAGTTTGTCATTTTATTGGGAAATTGAAGGCAAATCTGAGGCGTACATTTTGGAGCTTTTAGAGGCAGACCAAAAAACCCTAAAAACGGTATTTAAAAAGGAAATAAAGGGAGAATCTTACGACTATCGAGAGTTGTATAAGTTAAGAGAAGGAAAATACCAGTGGAGACTGAGCGCAAAATACAGGGACAGCTCCGGGCAGATCCGCGTAACCCTTCCTTTGACCAGGGATTTCGAAGTAATCATGTCCGCTACTTTTAAAGCACCGGAGATTTTGACTCCTAAGGAATTCTATGTTGAGTAA